One Loxodonta africana isolate mLoxAfr1 chromosome 6, mLoxAfr1.hap2, whole genome shotgun sequence DNA window includes the following coding sequences:
- the LOC111752753 gene encoding UDP-glucuronosyltransferase 1A1-like: MAVESHGLLPLVLNLLLCVLGPSESQGGKLLVVPMDGSHWLSMVSVIQQLHQRGHEIVVVAPTSSVRIKEGAFYTFKNFPVPFQKEDLEAIFVSFGHNVFEDEPFLQRVVKMYKAVQKDSAILLSACSHLLHNKELMASLVAGSFEAVLTDPFLPCGSIVAQYLSLPAVYFLNGLPCGLDFDGTQCPSPPSYVPRSLSVNPDHMTFLQRVKNMLITFIQPFLCSAVYSPFASLASEVLQRDVTVQDLMGFGSVWLLRSDFVMNYPRPTMPNIIFIGGINCVTQKPLSQVCMGGRTACLYSYKSFWIGEPATGIC; the protein is encoded by the coding sequence ATGGCTGTGGAGTCTCATGGTCTGCTTCCGCTGGTCCTGAACCTGCTGCTCTGCGTGCTTGGCCCCTCGGAGTCCCAGGGTGGGAAGCTGTTGGTGGTTCCGATGGATGGCAGCCACTGGCTCAGCATGGTTTCAGTCATCCAGCAGCTGCATCAGAGGGGACACGAAATAGTTGTGGTGGCCCCCACCTCATCTGTGCGCATCAAGGAAGGAGCTTTTTACACCTTCAAGAACTTCCCTGTGCCCTTCCAAAAGGAGGACTTGGAAGCGATTTTTGTCAGTTTTgggcataatgtttttgaggatgAGCCATTTTTACAGCGTGTGGTCAAAATGTACAAGGCAGTCCAAAAAGACTCTGCTATATTGTTGTCTGCCTGTTCCCACTTACTGCACAACAAGGAGCTCATGGCCTCCCTGGTGGCTGGCAGCTTCGAGGCTGTGTTGACGGACCCTTTCCTTCCATGTGGCTCCATTGTGGCTCAGTACCTGTCCCTGCCTGCAGTGTACTTCCTGAATGGACTGCCATGTGGCTTGGACTTTGACGGTACTCAGTGCCCCAGCCCACCATCCTACGTGCCCAGGTCTCTGTCTGTGAACCCAGATCACATGACCTTTCTGCAGCGGGTGAAGAACATGCTGATCACCTTCATCCAGCCCTTCCTGTGCAGTGCGGTTTATTCGCCATTCGCTTCACTAGCTTCCGAAGTCCTTCAGAGAGATGTGACTGTCCAGGATCTTATGGGCTTTGGATCTGTCTGGTTGCTCAGAAGTGACTTTGTAATGAATTACCCCAGGCCTACCATGCCCAACATCATTTTTATTGGTGGGATCAACTGTGTTACCCAAAAACCACTATCTCAGGTGTGTATGGGTGGAAGGACTGCATGCCTATATTCTTACAAGTCCTTTTGGATAGGTGAACCTGCCACAGGTATATGCTGA